In Arsenicicoccus sp. oral taxon 190, the following are encoded in one genomic region:
- a CDS encoding PTS transporter subunit EIIC, which produces MSTATAANPPREKRGYAALVKFGRSLMLPIASLPAAALLLRLGQPDMLGADGLGWTKVAPVFAAAGDALFANLPLLFAVGVAIGWAKKADGSTALAAVIGYLVFKGVGDAMSLMVLKQPTAAGAKPALINYGVLGGIVIGLLAGYLWQRYYRISLPPYLAFFGGRRFVPIVTAFAALLLAVATAFLYPAFNAGLTAVGEWVGRNGIIGGFVYGTLNRLLIPLGLHHILNSVPWFILGDYAAASGKVVHGDIARFLAGDKTAGAFMTGFFPIMMFALPAAAIAIWQEAGPKQKKAVGGLMLSAALTAFLTGVTEPLEFAFMFVAWPLYVIHAVLTGTSLALVNALGIKDGFGFSAGLFDYVLNLGIATKPLLLIPIGLAYAAIYYVLFRFVIRRWNLKTPGREDDVEETATVDGDARR; this is translated from the coding sequence ATGAGCACAGCAACCGCGGCCAACCCGCCGCGCGAGAAGCGGGGCTACGCAGCCCTCGTGAAGTTCGGCCGCAGCCTCATGCTGCCGATCGCCTCCCTCCCCGCGGCGGCGCTGCTGCTGCGCCTCGGGCAGCCGGACATGCTGGGAGCCGACGGTCTCGGGTGGACCAAGGTCGCTCCCGTCTTCGCGGCGGCCGGTGACGCGCTCTTCGCCAACCTGCCCCTGCTCTTCGCGGTCGGCGTGGCCATCGGCTGGGCCAAGAAGGCCGACGGCTCGACCGCCCTGGCCGCGGTCATCGGCTACCTCGTCTTCAAGGGCGTCGGCGACGCCATGTCGCTCATGGTGCTCAAGCAGCCCACGGCGGCGGGCGCCAAGCCGGCGCTGATCAACTACGGCGTCCTCGGCGGCATCGTGATCGGTCTGCTCGCGGGCTATCTGTGGCAGCGCTACTACCGCATCTCGCTGCCGCCCTACCTCGCGTTCTTCGGCGGTCGCCGGTTCGTGCCGATCGTGACGGCCTTCGCCGCGCTGCTGCTCGCCGTGGCGACAGCCTTCCTCTACCCGGCCTTCAACGCCGGCCTCACCGCCGTCGGCGAGTGGGTCGGGCGCAACGGCATCATCGGCGGCTTCGTCTACGGCACGCTCAACCGCCTCCTGATCCCGCTGGGCCTGCACCACATCCTCAACTCCGTGCCGTGGTTCATCCTCGGCGACTACGCCGCCGCGTCCGGCAAGGTCGTCCACGGTGACATCGCGCGATTCCTGGCCGGGGACAAGACGGCCGGCGCCTTCATGACCGGCTTCTTCCCGATCATGATGTTCGCCCTCCCGGCCGCCGCCATCGCCATCTGGCAGGAGGCCGGCCCGAAGCAGAAGAAGGCCGTCGGTGGCCTCATGCTCTCGGCCGCGCTCACCGCCTTCCTCACCGGCGTGACCGAGCCGCTGGAGTTCGCGTTCATGTTCGTGGCGTGGCCGCTCTACGTCATCCACGCCGTGCTGACCGGCACCTCGCTCGCCCTGGTCAACGCGCTGGGCATCAAGGACGGCTTCGGCTTCTCCGCGGGCCTGTTCGACTACGTGCTCAACCTCGGCATCGCCACCAAGCCGCTGCTGCTCATCCCGATCGGGTTGGCCTACGCGGCGATCTACTACGTGCTGTTCCGCTTCGTGATCCGGCGGTGGAACCTCAAGACGCCCGGCCGCGAGGACGACGTCGAGGAGACCGCCACCGTCGACGGCGACGCCCGCCGATGA
- a CDS encoding GntR family transcriptional regulator, with amino-acid sequence MRSATRLDGPVPKHLQLRDTLARQVRDLAPGSAIASERELMVTYAVSRATVRRAVEALIADGVLHRIQGKGTFVARPRVQSHLHLASFTQDMQRRGLTPSTRVVSVVARRPPDEVAADLQLASGAHAWFLERVRLADGEPMAYERAWYPQAMLPDLDRHDLTGSLYDLFAQTYGRTVDTAEQTAWADQARAAAPHLGIAVTEPVMVFDRISCSAAQPLERIRSFYRGDRYQLHMSLDRSMHP; translated from the coding sequence TTGCGCTCCGCCACCCGTCTCGATGGTCCCGTCCCCAAGCACCTGCAGCTGCGGGACACCCTCGCCCGACAGGTCCGCGACCTCGCCCCCGGGTCCGCCATCGCCTCCGAGCGTGAGCTCATGGTCACGTATGCCGTGAGCCGCGCCACCGTCCGTCGCGCCGTCGAGGCCCTCATCGCCGACGGGGTGCTGCACCGCATCCAGGGCAAGGGGACCTTCGTCGCCCGGCCGCGCGTGCAGTCGCACCTGCACCTGGCGTCCTTCACCCAGGACATGCAGCGGCGGGGCCTCACCCCGTCCACCCGCGTCGTCAGCGTCGTCGCGCGACGGCCGCCGGACGAGGTGGCCGCCGACCTGCAGCTCGCGTCCGGGGCACACGCGTGGTTCCTGGAGCGGGTGCGCCTCGCCGACGGGGAGCCGATGGCCTACGAGCGGGCGTGGTACCCCCAGGCCATGCTGCCCGACCTCGACCGGCACGACCTCACCGGCTCGCTCTACGACCTGTTCGCCCAGACCTACGGCCGCACCGTCGACACCGCCGAGCAGACCGCCTGGGCGGACCAGGCCCGCGCCGCCGCCCCCCACCTCGGCATCGCCGTCACCGAGCCGGTGATGGTCTTCGACCGGATCTCCTGCTCGGCCGCCCAACCCCTCGAGCGGATCCGCAGCTTCTACCGCGGCGACCGCTACCAGCTGCACATGAGCCTCGACCGCTCGATGCACCCCTAG
- a CDS encoding SIS domain-containing protein, translated as MYSSQMLREIQEQPQAADRTIESLLPLREEIARVAAGRRHVMFSARGSSDNAGLYGRYLLETYAGRPAAMLAPSVFTHYRAPVDLDDTVVVTVSQSGGTQELVETQAMVRERGAATIAVTNVADSPLAAEADLALVTQAGPEIAVPATKTYLTQTIAMAVLATALAPEPEALDDRLRGLPGELAEIIERGEGVDEAACALVEATGPTIVTGRGLLLGTALETALKIEETCLRPVRGYSYADLRHGPIAVVRPGAVAVLVCAEDGPMVEPLTELAGGLTERGATVVGIGGAAGFVEACALHVPTPRLPETLAPIGTIVPAQLVVERLAARLGLDPDNPRGLAKVTQTDADSSTDPRG; from the coding sequence ATGTACTCCAGCCAGATGCTGCGCGAGATCCAGGAGCAGCCGCAGGCCGCCGACCGGACCATCGAGAGCCTGCTCCCGCTGCGCGAGGAGATCGCCCGGGTCGCCGCGGGCCGCCGGCACGTGATGTTCTCCGCCCGGGGGTCCAGCGACAACGCCGGCCTCTACGGCCGCTACCTGCTGGAGACGTATGCCGGCCGCCCCGCAGCCATGCTGGCGCCCAGCGTCTTCACCCACTACCGCGCGCCGGTCGACCTCGACGACACCGTCGTCGTCACGGTGAGCCAGTCCGGGGGGACGCAGGAGCTCGTGGAGACCCAGGCGATGGTGCGGGAGCGAGGGGCCGCGACGATCGCGGTGACCAACGTCGCCGACTCCCCCCTCGCCGCCGAGGCGGACCTGGCGCTGGTGACCCAGGCCGGCCCGGAGATCGCCGTGCCCGCGACCAAGACCTATCTCACCCAGACGATCGCCATGGCGGTGCTCGCGACCGCCCTGGCTCCCGAGCCCGAGGCGCTCGACGACCGGCTGCGCGGCCTGCCGGGCGAGCTCGCCGAGATCATCGAGCGGGGCGAGGGTGTCGACGAGGCGGCCTGCGCGCTGGTCGAGGCCACCGGCCCGACCATCGTCACCGGCCGCGGGCTGCTGCTCGGCACGGCCCTCGAGACGGCCCTGAAGATCGAGGAGACCTGCCTGCGCCCGGTGCGCGGCTACTCCTACGCCGACCTGCGCCACGGCCCGATCGCGGTGGTGCGCCCCGGCGCCGTGGCCGTGCTGGTCTGCGCCGAGGACGGCCCGATGGTGGAGCCGCTGACCGAGCTGGCCGGTGGCCTCACCGAGCGTGGGGCGACGGTCGTCGGGATCGGCGGCGCGGCGGGTTTCGTCGAGGCGTGCGCGTTGCACGTGCCGACGCCCCGGCTGCCTGAGACGCTGGCACCGATCGGCACCATCGTCCCCGCCCAGCTCGTCGTCGAGCGGCTCGCCGCCCGGCTCGGCCTGGACCCGGACAACCCCCGCGGGCTGGCCAAGGTCACCCAGACCGACGCAGACTCGAGCACCGACCCGCGCGGCTGA
- a CDS encoding glucose PTS transporter subunit EIIB: MNKAEQILAALGGPANIVEIEPCITRLRTEVKDAAVVDQGALKAAGAHGVVVAGTVVQVVVGPEADNLAEDIEDLL; the protein is encoded by the coding sequence ATGAACAAGGCCGAGCAGATCCTCGCCGCACTCGGCGGCCCCGCCAACATCGTCGAGATCGAGCCGTGCATCACCCGGCTGCGCACCGAGGTCAAGGACGCCGCCGTGGTCGACCAGGGCGCCCTCAAGGCTGCCGGGGCCCACGGGGTCGTCGTCGCGGGCACGGTCGTGCAGGTCGTCGTCGGTCCCGAGGCCGACAACCTAGCCGAGGACATCGAGGACCTCCTGTGA
- a CDS encoding PTS sugar transporter subunit IIA, with protein MQVLSPAAGTIRPLSEVPDPVFAAEMVGPGLAVEPTRAEQTAIAPVAGTIAKLHPHAFAIAGDGVAVLVHLGIDTVQLGGEGFTLLAQEGAEVAAGQELVRWDPAAIEAGGRAPVVMVCVLDQPAGSVSADRAGTDVAVGDLLFEWPA; from the coding sequence ATGCAGGTGCTCAGCCCGGCGGCCGGGACGATCCGGCCGCTGTCCGAGGTGCCCGACCCGGTCTTCGCCGCCGAGATGGTGGGGCCCGGGCTGGCGGTCGAGCCGACCCGTGCAGAGCAGACCGCGATCGCCCCGGTCGCCGGGACCATCGCCAAGCTGCACCCCCACGCCTTCGCCATCGCCGGGGACGGCGTCGCCGTGCTCGTCCACCTCGGCATCGACACCGTGCAGCTGGGCGGAGAGGGCTTCACCCTGCTCGCGCAGGAGGGTGCCGAGGTCGCGGCGGGCCAGGAGCTCGTCCGCTGGGACCCGGCCGCGATCGAGGCGGGCGGGCGCGCCCCCGTGGTCATGGTGTGCGTCCTCGACCAGCCGGCCGGGTCGGTGAGCGCCGACCGGGCGGGCACCGACGTAGCCGTCGGCGACCTGCTCTTCGAGTGGCCCGCCTGA
- a CDS encoding HAD family hydrolase has translation MGAEPTLSALTDRAAALLLDLDGTLVDSEPVHRESFRRFFAARGWHHDDELLAQFTGRRADDVFATTPGPWEGEDPVALFDEVVGHMPQDVSPVPVAGARLLVELAGDAGVPCALVTSAGPRWALTALELLGGSERFAVVVTRDDVAEGKPSPEGYRLAIRALGVPADHCLVAEDTPAGVRAGRAAGAGAVVGVSTSFPEGVLIEAGADLVVPDLQPLLAPYQA, from the coding sequence GTGGGCGCCGAGCCCACGCTGTCGGCGCTGACCGACCGGGCGGCCGCGCTCCTGCTGGACCTGGACGGCACGCTCGTCGACAGCGAGCCCGTGCACCGCGAGTCCTTCCGGCGGTTCTTCGCCGCCCGGGGCTGGCACCACGACGACGAGCTGCTCGCGCAGTTCACGGGTCGGCGGGCCGACGACGTCTTCGCCACCACCCCGGGGCCCTGGGAGGGCGAGGACCCGGTGGCGCTCTTCGACGAGGTCGTCGGGCACATGCCGCAGGACGTGTCCCCGGTCCCGGTCGCGGGCGCGCGCCTGCTCGTGGAGCTGGCCGGGGACGCCGGTGTGCCGTGCGCCCTCGTCACGTCCGCGGGGCCGCGCTGGGCCCTGACCGCGCTCGAGCTGCTCGGCGGGTCCGAGCGATTCGCCGTGGTGGTGACCCGCGACGACGTCGCCGAGGGCAAGCCGTCCCCGGAGGGCTACCGGCTCGCCATACGGGCGCTCGGGGTCCCGGCCGACCACTGCCTGGTGGCCGAGGACACGCCGGCCGGGGTGCGCGCGGGGCGCGCAGCCGGCGCCGGGGCCGTCGTCGGGGTGTCGACCAGCTTCCCCGAGGGCGTGCTGATCGAGGCCGGCGCGGACCTGGTGGTGCCCGACCTGCAGCCGCTGCTGGCGCCCTACCAGGCCTGA
- a CDS encoding S8 family peptidase, translating into MHKHQWAGRRRPAVISAAALAVALGPVAMTSLPAQAAGEGASDLYIVQLAGNPIATYTGGVQGIAATKPAAGKKVKVASDAGRRYKQHLESTHSAALAKVGVPASAKTRDYTTSFNGMAVRLTPSQAAKLEKSKDVVRVWKNEIRTIDTNTTPKFLGLDGPGGVWQKQFGGNANSGSGMIVGVIDSGIWPENPSFAPLANPQDQWRVDQNWNGVCDGGTGPDKVVCNNKIIGARAYYSASKVEPFEFKTPRGYNDHGTHTASTAAGNYGVDASINGTPVGKISGMAPAARIAVYKALWATPDGRASGATADLVAAIDQSVADGVDVINYSVSGSSVYSVTPDEVAFFNAASAGVFVSASAGNSGDTVGVSSVAHNSPWEMTVAASTAPKAVSKTLTLGNGKTYTGVGTGAKVGPAPVIDSEKAGLPGADPAKVKFCYSDADDNHNNGITPVLDPAKIKGKIVLCTRGGNARVDKGEAVKAAGGIGMIQINTSDAQSLNADYTPVPMVHLSATDGAPVKAYVNSDPNPTATLGDPFLDPAARNPQMAGFSSYGPALAGGGDLLKPDITAPGVDIVAAVSPKADGHNNFNSMSGTSMSAPHIAGIAALIKQKHPEWTWSPMAVKSAMMTTATTLDDKGLPIQRSGENATPLDFGAGHVRPANAMEPGLVYDSYAPDWMMYLCGINQLELIQPAGTCNKVGTIDPSDLNYPSIAIGDLAGTQTVTRYVRNVESKTSTYKARVQQPTGVNVKVEPSVLTVKPGETKKFTVTFTRTAAQFDQYGFGALTWQGNRGQVVRSPLAIRPVALSVNPGEVKAATTSGSQALTIRPGSSGTLTAKPAGAIPSQVNTGTVAQGGVLTTTVQVPAGAKVARFATFDSDYTPGVDIDLTVKKDGKEVGTSGEATAEEQVTLLKPEPGTYTVEAKLFAGASSLAIKQHSFVLTDKAEGNLTATPASQSVLVGKPATVTVGWSGLTAGQHYLGAVSLAQGAAPAKDVLVTLDPK; encoded by the coding sequence GTGCACAAGCACCAGTGGGCCGGACGACGACGTCCGGCCGTCATCTCCGCGGCGGCCCTGGCCGTCGCGCTCGGGCCGGTGGCGATGACCAGCCTGCCCGCTCAGGCCGCCGGCGAGGGGGCCTCGGACCTCTACATCGTCCAGCTGGCCGGCAACCCGATCGCCACCTACACCGGTGGGGTCCAGGGCATCGCGGCCACCAAGCCCGCCGCGGGCAAGAAGGTCAAGGTCGCCTCCGACGCGGGTCGTCGCTACAAGCAGCACCTGGAGAGCACGCACTCCGCGGCCCTCGCCAAGGTGGGCGTCCCGGCCTCGGCCAAGACCCGCGACTACACCACGTCCTTCAACGGCATGGCCGTCCGGCTGACGCCCTCGCAGGCTGCCAAGCTGGAGAAGTCCAAGGACGTCGTGAGGGTGTGGAAGAACGAGATCCGCACCATCGACACCAACACCACGCCGAAGTTCCTCGGCCTCGACGGCCCGGGTGGCGTGTGGCAGAAGCAGTTCGGCGGCAACGCCAACTCCGGCTCCGGCATGATCGTCGGCGTCATCGACTCCGGCATCTGGCCGGAGAACCCCTCCTTCGCACCCCTGGCCAACCCGCAGGACCAGTGGCGGGTCGACCAGAACTGGAACGGCGTCTGCGACGGCGGCACCGGCCCCGACAAGGTCGTCTGCAACAACAAGATCATCGGTGCCCGCGCCTACTACAGCGCCTCCAAGGTCGAGCCCTTCGAGTTCAAGACCCCGCGCGGCTACAACGACCACGGCACCCACACCGCGAGCACCGCGGCCGGCAACTACGGGGTCGACGCCTCCATCAACGGCACCCCGGTCGGCAAGATCTCCGGTATGGCGCCCGCCGCCCGCATCGCCGTCTACAAGGCCCTGTGGGCCACCCCCGACGGCCGCGCCAGCGGCGCCACCGCGGACCTCGTGGCCGCGATCGACCAGTCGGTCGCCGACGGTGTCGACGTGATCAACTACTCCGTCTCGGGGTCCAGCGTCTACTCGGTCACGCCGGACGAGGTGGCCTTCTTCAACGCCGCCAGCGCCGGTGTCTTCGTGTCCGCCTCCGCGGGCAACTCCGGTGACACCGTGGGCGTCTCGTCGGTCGCGCACAACTCCCCGTGGGAGATGACCGTGGCCGCGAGCACCGCGCCCAAGGCCGTCTCCAAGACGCTGACCCTCGGCAACGGCAAGACCTACACCGGCGTCGGCACCGGCGCCAAGGTCGGCCCGGCCCCGGTCATCGACTCCGAGAAGGCAGGCCTGCCGGGCGCCGACCCGGCCAAGGTCAAGTTCTGCTACTCGGACGCCGACGACAACCACAACAACGGCATCACCCCGGTCCTCGACCCGGCGAAGATCAAGGGCAAGATCGTCCTGTGCACCCGCGGCGGCAACGCCCGCGTCGACAAGGGCGAGGCCGTCAAGGCCGCCGGCGGCATCGGCATGATCCAGATCAACACCTCCGACGCGCAGTCGCTCAACGCCGACTACACGCCGGTGCCGATGGTGCACCTGTCGGCCACCGACGGCGCGCCGGTCAAGGCCTACGTCAACTCCGACCCCAACCCCACGGCGACGCTGGGCGACCCCTTCCTGGACCCGGCCGCCCGCAACCCGCAGATGGCGGGCTTCTCGTCATACGGCCCGGCCCTGGCCGGTGGCGGTGACCTGCTCAAGCCCGACATCACCGCGCCCGGCGTGGACATCGTCGCTGCGGTCTCGCCCAAGGCGGACGGCCACAACAACTTCAACTCGATGTCCGGCACCTCGATGTCCGCCCCGCACATCGCGGGCATCGCGGCCCTCATCAAGCAGAAGCACCCCGAGTGGACCTGGTCGCCGATGGCGGTCAAGTCCGCGATGATGACGACGGCGACCACCCTGGACGACAAGGGCCTGCCGATCCAGCGCAGCGGCGAGAACGCCACCCCGCTGGACTTCGGTGCCGGTCACGTCCGCCCGGCCAACGCCATGGAGCCGGGTCTGGTCTACGACTCCTACGCTCCCGACTGGATGATGTATCTCTGCGGCATCAACCAGCTCGAGCTGATCCAGCCCGCGGGCACCTGCAACAAGGTCGGGACCATCGACCCGAGCGACCTCAACTACCCGAGCATCGCGATCGGTGACCTGGCCGGCACGCAGACCGTGACCCGCTACGTCCGCAACGTCGAGAGCAAGACCTCGACCTACAAGGCGCGGGTCCAGCAGCCGACGGGCGTCAACGTCAAGGTGGAGCCGTCGGTCCTGACGGTCAAGCCGGGCGAGACCAAGAAGTTCACGGTCACCTTCACCCGCACCGCGGCGCAGTTCGACCAGTACGGCTTCGGCGCGCTGACCTGGCAGGGCAACCGTGGCCAGGTCGTCCGCAGCCCGCTGGCGATCCGCCCCGTCGCGCTGTCGGTCAACCCGGGCGAGGTCAAGGCCGCCACGACGTCCGGCTCGCAGGCCCTGACGATCCGTCCCGGCTCGTCCGGCACCCTGACGGCCAAGCCGGCCGGTGCCATCCCGTCGCAGGTCAATACCGGCACGGTCGCCCAGGGCGGCGTGCTGACCACCACGGTCCAGGTCCCGGCGGGGGCAAAGGTGGCGCGGTTCGCGACCTTCGACTCCGACTACACCCCGGGCGTGGACATCGACCTGACGGTCAAGAAGGACGGCAAGGAGGTCGGCACCAGCGGTGAGGCGACGGCCGAGGAGCAGGTGACCCTGCTCAAGCCCGAGCCCGGCACCTACACCGTCGAGGCCAAGCTCTTCGCCGGCGCGAGCTCGCTGGCGATCAAGCAGCACTCCTTCGTGCTGACCGACAAGGCGGAGGGCAACCTCACGGCCACCCCGGCCAGCCAGTCGGTGTTGGTGGGCAAGCCGGCCACCGTCACGGTCGGCTGGTCCGGTCTGACCGCGGGTCAGCACTACCTCGGCGCGGTGTCGCTCGCGCAGGGCGCCGCTCCGGCCAAGGACGTGCTCGTCACGCTCGACCCGAAGTGA
- a CDS encoding beta-ketoacyl-ACP synthase III, whose protein sequence is MPGSSVVAVGHYQPARVLDNHELARLVDTSDEWITRRVGIRERRVAAPQESVADMATAAALDALRSAGVDPGGVDLVLVATCTNHDRSPSTAAQVARRLGIASPAVMDVNAVCSGFCHALALADQAIAAGSATRAVVVGVDKFTDFVDWSDRATCILVGDGAGAVVVEASGTPTVGPVVWGSVPEMGDAVVIKELPEGFSQEGQSVFRWTTTALPQIARQICERAGLDPHDLGGIVLHQANLRIIEPLAAKIGATRAVVATDVVESGNTSAASVPLALSKLVRSGQVASGEPILLFGFGGGLAYAGQVIRCP, encoded by the coding sequence GTGCCCGGATCGTCCGTCGTCGCCGTCGGTCACTACCAGCCCGCCCGGGTGCTCGACAACCACGAGCTGGCGCGGTTGGTGGACACCAGCGACGAGTGGATCACGCGGCGGGTCGGCATCCGCGAGCGCCGGGTCGCCGCACCCCAGGAGTCGGTGGCCGACATGGCGACGGCGGCGGCGCTCGACGCGCTGCGGTCCGCCGGCGTCGACCCGGGCGGCGTGGACCTCGTGCTCGTCGCCACCTGCACCAACCACGACCGGTCCCCCAGCACCGCCGCCCAGGTGGCGCGGCGCCTGGGGATCGCCTCGCCGGCCGTCATGGACGTCAACGCCGTGTGCTCGGGCTTCTGCCACGCCCTCGCCCTCGCCGACCAGGCGATCGCGGCGGGCAGCGCCACAAGGGCGGTCGTGGTGGGGGTGGACAAGTTCACGGACTTCGTGGACTGGAGCGACCGCGCGACCTGCATCCTCGTCGGCGACGGCGCCGGGGCGGTGGTGGTCGAGGCGTCGGGCACCCCCACGGTCGGGCCGGTCGTGTGGGGCTCCGTCCCCGAGATGGGTGACGCGGTCGTCATCAAGGAGCTGCCGGAGGGCTTCAGCCAGGAGGGCCAGTCGGTCTTCCGCTGGACCACGACGGCGCTGCCGCAGATCGCCCGGCAGATCTGCGAACGGGCCGGCCTCGACCCGCACGACCTCGGCGGGATCGTGCTGCACCAGGCCAATCTGCGGATCATCGAGCCGCTCGCCGCCAAGATCGGCGCGACCCGGGCCGTCGTCGCCACCGACGTGGTGGAGTCCGGCAACACCTCGGCGGCGTCGGTGCCGCTGGCGCTGTCCAAGCTGGTCCGCAGCGGCCAGGTGGCGAGCGGCGAGCCGATCCTGCTCTTCGGCTTCGGTGGCGGCCTGGCCTACGCCGGCCAGGTCATCCGCTGTCCCTGA